From a single Lineus longissimus chromosome 16, tnLinLong1.2, whole genome shotgun sequence genomic region:
- the LOC135500344 gene encoding coiled-coil domain-containing protein 148-like, with amino-acid sequence MKMSGRDYRSFVTSRRTDDLDKLVKRVTGGLSSDKYKPVDYEKLKMLTAEKKFAANKSLVKVRKITEFSKQSKEQNIIKQHKKVWQKEFIRLNGQRRRLQADTELFRHQNMEGDLEYIMTGFEDYENMLDSNFNDFKAATVDPVWNLREDLQFWMAKYQDEIKNEELAGDIDKIRATTMSVRNQQEQIMEQLENEQYNLERDIAAIDDKEEIEVGIPRKMATGIPEEAWDQECPSDDLKSQILQEFIVIDEKYISRLDELYDNHEMVLQDVTGGWNKQDHFQFRSIVEQYTYDVANRWTLCLDRLKRHMPQYGRSDFVEHDEWWTFYKYFHERRRGIITDWIRDRRELLNKAKGIFADACAAEELRELQAETHQQQKEICAALYEKVKEWRETKMELMRLEQEWEEQRRKEELDKQRAEQEKDMKKRKEEKDKIQVFQDKKEKRRQAEDARRARRMEELKKMLADQAEYDKERVLYREKEYLEKVEESLRKEQAAAEAEEEKEQRLEALRKTVRVEAESNPERLIGDTQSWQFRKKKEEDYQTIQRPLFSINTFESSKITSDPRVKLENRLREAGLVHSEYARQVISTMAPPQPPRRDMESSVFKQ; translated from the exons ATGAAGATGAGTGGGAGAGACTACAGATCATTTGTGACCAGTCGCAGGACTGATGACCTGG ATAAACTAGTGAAGCGAGTCACTGGAGGTCTATCCAGCGACAAGTACAAACCAGTCGACTATGAGAAGCTGAAGATGCTAACAGCAGAGAAGAAGTTTGCTGCCAATAAATCTCTTGTGAAAGTGCGGAAGATTACAGAGTTCTCCAAACAGAGCAAAGAACAGAATATCATCAAGCAACACAAAAAGGTCTGGCAAAAGGAATTCATAAG GTTAAATGGGCAGAGACGTCGCCTCCAGGCTGATACGGAGCTGTTCAGACATCAAAACATGGAAGGCGACTTGGAGTATATTATGACAGGCTTTGAAGACTATGAGAATATGCTGGACTCCAATTTTAATGATTTTAAGGCTGCAACTGTTGACCCAGTCTGGAATCTCAG GGAAGATCTCCAGTTCTGGATGGCAAAATACCAGGATGAGATAAAGAATGAAGAGCTGGCCggggatattgataagatcAGGGCGACGACAATGTCCGTACGGAACCAGCAGGAGCAGATCATGGAACAGCTTGAGAATGAACAGTATAATTTGGAAAGAGATATTGCAGCTATAG ATGATAAAGAAGAAATCGAGGTTGGGATACCAAGAAAAATGGCAACAGGCATTCCAGAGGAGGCCTGGGACCAGGAATGTCCAAGTGACGATCTCAAAAGTCAAATTCTCCAGGAATTTATTGTAATCGATGAAAAATACATCTCAAGATTAGATGAACTTTATGACAATCATGAAATGGTGCTTCAAGATGTGACCGGTGGTTGGAACAAACAAGACCACTTTCAGTTCCGTTCGATAGTTGAGCAGTATACTTACGATGTTGCCAATAGGTGGACACTGTGTTTAGATCGACTGAAGCGGCATATGCCTCAGTATGGTAGAAGTGACTTT gttgaacatgatgaatggtGGACATTTTACAAATATTTCCACGAGCGACGGAGAGGCATCATCACCGATTGGATTCGTGACCGGCGAGAACTCCTGAATAAAGCAAAGGGGATTTTCGCCGATGCTTGTGCTGCTGAGGAACTCCGAGAGCTGCAAGCAGAAACTCATCAGCAGCAGAAGGAAATATGTGCTGCCCTCTATGAGAAG GTCAAAGAATGGCGAGAAACTAAAATGGAGTTGATGCGATTAGAGCAGGAGTGGGAGGAACAGCGAAGGAAGGAAGAGCTTGATAAACAGAGAGCTGAGCAGGAGAAAGATATGAAGAAGAGGAAGGAAGAAAAGGACAAG ATCCAGGTCTTCCAAGATAAGAAGGAGAAGCGACGTCAGGCTGAGGATGCCAGGAGAGCAAGGAGGATGGAGGAGTTGAAAAAGATGCTGGCGGACCAAGCGGAGTATGATAAAGAGAG GGTACTTTATCGTGAAAAGGAATACTTAGAAAAAGTGGAGGAGAGTTTAAGAAAGGAGCAGGCAGCAGCTGAAGCTGAGGAGGAGAAGGAGCAAAGGTTGGAGGCTCTCAGGAAAACA GTGAGAGTGGAGGCAGAATCGAACCCTGAACGGCTGATCGGAGACACGCAATCATGGCAATTCCGTAAAAAGAAGGAAGAAGACTACCAGACTATTCAACGCCCACTGTTCTCTATTAACACATTTGAATCCAGTAAG ATAACTTCAGATCCTCGAGTAAAACTGGAAAATCGTCTTCGAGAAGCTGGACTCGTTCACTCGGAATATGCACGGCAAGTTATTTCGACTATGGCACCTCCACAACCGCCAAGAAGGGACATGGAATCGAGTGTATTCAAACAATAA
- the LOC135500851 gene encoding sushi, von Willebrand factor type A, EGF and pentraxin domain-containing protein 1-like: MMRGVFWFISILLVVMVIAEASGKTRSKAPCGTVKGVRNRKRQLIVFKHGKKFSPARFCGGRIFHPLQGLPLSMVCMYGKWYNQGQTYDINAIIGKAKYPCERILCKVPMTWFARFQGLSKSYRPGTQLHFTCPAMHKASNVFKQLGGKIFCQRGGNWNIGVLPLGVLCEAITCKWPPPERPLTRFKYPDKRDKFNLKAIYICTKRHGIKWSNGRWTYNLKIPCDHTTGKWRESSHQCEALRCQPPPSDLGKATTASNASVVTVSCKAPFVYSDGQTTDRSYECTYNKHGSVGFHIPDDVCQRCRSLPKIPEHLEYSLSAQNTRMDYRCEAGYEFYDGRAKRIALCTVYKGRQGWIPNELVTCHPVIPKCRDMPEVEHAIGERSGVVGTYTCEKGYVFDYYSGDPVKKVTCDPNKGWSAVTSCVKGQARARSKPTQAPPPSTEDPENIYNYF, encoded by the exons ATGATGCGCGGCGTGTTCTGGTTTATTTCGATCCTTTTGGTTGTCATGGTGATTGCAGAAGCCAGTGGAAAGACGAGAA GCAAGGCACCATGCGGTACCGTCAAGGGCGTTCGCAATAGGAAGCGACAACTCATCGTCTTCAAACATGGAAAGAAGTTCAGCCCAGCTCGTTTCTGTGGTGGCCGCATTTTCCATCCGCTGCAAGGTCTGCCGTTGTCGATGGTCTGTATGTATGGCAAATGGTACAACCAGGGACAAACGTATGACATCAACGCCATCATCGGAAAAGCCAAGTATCCTTGCGAAC GGATATTGTGCAAGGTACCAATGACATGGTTCGCAAGATTCCAGGGGCTCTCAAAGAGTTACAGACCAGGCACGCAGCTTCACTTCACATGTCCAGCAATGCACAAGGCGTCAAATGTGTTCAAACAACTAGGAGGAAAGATCTTTTGTCAACGAGGGGGCAATTGGAACATAGGGGTTTTACCTCTTGGCGTCCTGTGCGAAG CGATCACGTGCAAATGGCCGCCACCAGAGCGACCATTGACTCGTTTCAAATACCCAGATAAACGAGACAAGTTTAATCTCAAGGCAATCTACATCTGTACCAAACGTCACGGTATAAAATGGTCGAATGGGCGATGGACCTACAATCTGAAGATTCCTTGCGACCACACGACCGGAAAATGGCGGGAAAGTAGCCACCAATGTGAAG CGTTGAGATGCCAGCCTCCACCGAGTGACCTCGGCAAGGCTACGACCGCCAGCAATGCTTCCGTGGTCACCGTCAGCTGCAAGGCTCCATTCGTCTACAGCGATGGCCAGACCACTGATAGGTCCTACGAGTGCACCTACAACAAGCACGGCTCTGTTGGATTCCATATTCCCGATGACGTTTGCCAGC GTTGCCGCTCGCTTCCAAAGATCCCAGAACACCTTGAATACAGTCTCTCTGCGCAAAACACCCGGATGGACTACAGGTGTGAGGCTGGGTACGAGTTCTATGATGGCAGAGCGAAGAGGATAGCTCTCTGTACCGTCTACAAGGGCAGACAAGGCTGGATACCAAACGAACTGGTCACTTGCCATC CCGTAATACCTAAGTGCCGTGACATGCCGGAAGTTGAGCACGCCATCGGTGAGAGGTCCGGAGTTGTTGGAACGTACACATGTGAGAAAGGTTATGTTTTCGACTACTACAGCGGCGATCCAGTAAAGAAGGTCACGTGTGATCCCAACAAAGGATGGTCAGCTGTGACGTCATGCGTCAAGGGGCAAGCTCGTGCCCGGTCCAAGCCGACACAAGCTCCACCACCTAGCACAGAGGACCCAGAAAACATTTATAATTATTTCTAG
- the LOC135500850 gene encoding serine/threonine-protein phosphatase 6 regulatory ankyrin repeat subunit B-like encodes MHQKTSPPGAGQHGRKRRKKNNIKTWRTSYADWKQEPWSCKITFFDCKSREMNPIFSMEVPLKMDNSTAALLFYDAVVNNELDAVKKITDLYKIDLNAKFTEVRKANYKDLCPVHLVAYKGYPRMLQFLLDQKCEASISTSIIKRQAIHYAALKHQMACLRKLLNAGAEVNARDTFGNSPCHYAAEDGNCDILRELINRGADVNMRDITWKTPLMKATRNGKARVTEMLLKAGCDVNIRDKYRDTALHFATRNGSLTILTMLLNAGADVNVQNHWGLTPLMEAVCYNQREAVSRLIARNCDLYRREIKTGDTALHIAVKKNYSVIADMLLSAAGWDRYVYNYNRESLLHDAVIYNRVDIVKLFVFKNFDLDIPGKILPNGKIKTIVQLAIDKGNAEICRLLSDVTCLSLVAEAERLHHSRHVGPKREPERPVKSLKQWCRKYIRKSLGYKISDKVETLPIPSTLKDFVLLKELGIEVANNR; translated from the coding sequence ATGCACCAAAAGACCTCGCCGCCAGGTGCCGGACAGCATGGTCGCAAACGTCGGAAGAAAAACAACATAAAAACGTGGCGGACATCATATGCAGACTGGAAACAAGAACCTTGgtcctgcaaaatcacattttttgacTGCAAATCTCGCGAGATGAATCCAATATTCAGCATGGAGGTACCGTTAAAAATGGACAATTCCACCGCGGCACTACTTTTCTACGACGCGGTGGTAAACAATGAGTTAGATGCGGTGAAAAAGATTACGGATTTGTACAAAATAGATCTGAATGCGAAATTCACGGAAGTCCGAAAAGCGAATTATAAAGATTTGTGTCCGGTTCACCTAGTTGCTTATAAAGGTTATCCGAGGATGCTCCAGTTCTTATTAGATCAGAAATGCGAGGCTAGTATTTCAACCTCGATTATAAAGCGCCAGGCAATTCATTATGCTGCTCTCAAACACCAGATGGCGTGTTTGAGGAAGCTACTGAACGCTGGGGCCGAGGTGAACGCACGTGATACCTTTGGCAATTCTCCGTGTCATTATGCAGCTGAGGATggaaactgtgatattttacGGGAATTAATCAACAGAGGGGCAGATGTCAATATGAGAGACATCACATGGAAAACTCCACTTATGAAAGCAACCAGAAACGGGAAAGCGCGTGTGACCGAAATGCTATTGAAAGCGGGATGTGACGTCAACATCCGGGACAAATACAGGGACACAGCCTTACATTTCGCAACACGAAATGGTTCCCTGACCATCCTGACAATGTTGTTAAATGCAGGAGCGGACGTGAATGTCCAGAATCATTGGGGACTGACTCCATTGATGGAAGCCGTCTGCTACAACCAAAGAGAGGCTGTGTCTCGCCTCATTGCTCGGAACTGCGACCTCTATCGGCGagaaatcaaaactggtgataCGGCACTCCATATTGCTGTGAAGAAGAATTATTCTGTGATTGCCGACATGCTTTTGTCAGCTGCTGGTTGGGATCGCTATGTTTATAATTATAACAGGGAGTCGCTATTACACGACGCAGTGATCTACAACAGGGTTGACATCGtcaaattatttgttttcaagaactTTGACCTTGACATCCCGGGAAAGATTCTCCCAAACGGAAAGATTAAAACTATTGTTCAATTGGCCATAGACAAAGGGAATGCAGAAATATGTCGTCTGCTTTCCGATGTGACTTGTCTGTCTCTTGTAGCCGAGGCTGAACGCCTCCATCACAGCCGCCATGTTGGTCCGAAACGGGAACCAGAACGCCCAGTGAAAAGTCTTAAGCAATGGTGCAGGAAGTACATCCGCAAGTCACTAGGTTATAAGATTTCTGATAAGGTTGAGACTTTGCCTATCCCCTCTACTTTAAAAGATTTCGTTTTGTTGAAAGAACTTGGGATTGAAGTTGCAAACAATCGATGA
- the LOC135500236 gene encoding cyclin-dependent kinase 5 activator 1-like: MGTVLSFTPRPRRPLYEDINLNNFNYEILNNARNQAKEKNFRHSSFISGLSWRRFIVDKKKKEKNFVKLTNKIPGKIDNNLNSDIENNNRNLLVPKSFSCYNLKVAPDHEKDIKNNNVKPIEKPVTSPKKTVIQASTSELLRCLGEFLYRKCYKLKHFEPGDAVMWLRTVDRSLLLQGWQDIAFVNPANVVFVYMLVRKVVHDDIVSEHDLQAHVLTCVYLSYSYMGNEISYPLKPFLVEENREKFWDRCIRIINEQSANMLRINSDPSFFTDVFTELKAYSSP; encoded by the coding sequence ATGGGGACTGTGCTGTCGTTTACCCCGAGGCCCAGGAGGCCCTTGTATGAGGATATAAACCTCAACAACTTCAACTACGAAATACTCAACAACGCGCGTAATCAAGCGAAGGAGAAGAACTTTCGCCATTCCTCCTTCATCAGCGGATTAAGCTGGCGACGATTTATCGTCGACAAgaagaaaaaggagaaaaatttCGTCAAACTTACGAATAAGATCCCAGGTAAGATTGACAACAATCTCAATTCTGATATCGAAAATAACAACCGGAATTTACTGGTGCCCAAGTCTTTCTCGTGCTACAATCTCAAAGTGGCACCAGACCATGAGAAAGATATCAAGAATAATAATGTGAAACCCATCGAAAAGCCGGTCACGAGCCCGAAAAAGACTGTTATACAGGCATCCACGTCTGAGCTATTAAGGTGCCTAGGGGAGTTCCTCTATCGAAAGTGTTATAAGCTAAAGCACTTCGAGCCTGGTGACGCGGTGATGTGGCTACGAACCGTCGACCGCTCGCTACTGCTCCAAGGATGGCAAGACATCGCCTTCGTTAATCCGGCAAACGTGGTGTTTGTTTACATGCTGGTCAGGAAGGTTGTCCACGATGACATTGTCTCAGAGCATGACCTTCAAGCGCACGTGCTCACCTGCGTCTACTTGTCCTACTCCTACATGGGTAACGAGATCAGCTATCCCCTGAAACCGTTCCTGGTCGAGGAAAACCGGGAGAAATTCTGGGACCGGTGTATCCGAATCATAAACGAACAAAGTGCGAATATGTTACGAATCAACAGTGATCCCAGTTTCTTTACGGACGTTTTTACAGAACTCAAAGCTTATTCTTCACCATGA
- the LOC135500233 gene encoding myosin-1B-like has protein sequence MYELFKGLFRFLVYSQRVSAGDNFIEEPFLFESQMPNRKNNNKQKANNGKSPKSSNTDRPMASKNGNTDISSGPVSADAQSSNSGVAQSPDRQDPSMTEQTANAGLPSNLGNTSTDGRELSGVEFSSLGGDQSLAEQSSNDGPLSDFGILTSNGRQPSRNELASGGEPDLREHGIISLQNRVKTVEDRNKLNANEIKRLKEQLAEQEAETRLLATEVDTLRSSGVDKERARRIYKDEVKILEEVHQDKIQNLKEEHNRAITDMRKQHEMEVHTKDAELIRAKDETIRREAEGTEKERERHKAGMQTIIELFEGLDRKIVERVGLITTGVISAVQTANVHIMRMDGKVDGFEKLVEDKRQEDRENQLDVVNKLEGVVEEVGDVHQTVDFLKQDVRQRHEEMKQSIDMAFAEMGKKIGASMNVMMKNKDDQNEELQQTIRGLHEEITASHLVLLAALQGEDKSIKMLHAIGHLRQQIEDKIEALPQNLRRGDDASMTEAMRNMKQWIENLTFKAEKTNTFSISRP, from the coding sequence ATGTACGAATTGTTCAAGGGACTATTTCGCTTCCTTGTGTACTCACAACGTGTTTCTGCTGGTGACAATTTTATCGAAGAACCATTTCTTTTTGAAAGCCAAATGCCCAATAGGAAGAATAATAACAAGCAAAAGGCGAACAACGGTAAGTCACCCAAAAGTTCGAATACTGATCGTCCGATGGCCAGCAAAAATGGAAACACCGACATTTCTAGTGGACCAGTGTCCGCTGATGCACAGTCGTCCAACTCGGGAGTGGCACAGTCTCCAGATCGACAAGACCCATCCATGACTGAACAGACAGCCAACGCTGGGCTACCATCCAATTTGGGCAACACGTCCACTGATGGCCGAGAACTATCGGGGGTTGAATTTTCGTCCTTGGGTGGAGACCAATCCTTGGCTGAGCAGTCATCCAATGACGGACCACTGTCAGATTTTGGCATCCTGACCTCGAATGGTCGACAACCATCGAGGAATGAGTTGGCGTCCGGGGGTGAACCGGACCTAAGGGAGCACGGCATAATATCTCTTCAGAACAGAGTTAAAACGGTCGAGGATCGCAACAAGCTTAATGCGAACGAAATCAAACGTCTGAAGGAGCAGCTTGCCGAGCAGGAGGCGGAGACAAGGCTCTTGGCCACGGAGGTAGACACCTTGAGAAGTTCGGGCGTAGATAAGGAGCGGGCGAGGAGGATATATAAGGATGAAGTGAAGATACTGGAAGAGGTCCACCAAGATAAAATCCAAAACCTGAAGGAAGAACACAATCGGGCTATAACGGATATGAGGAAGCAGCACGAGATGGAGGTTCATACCAAGGATGCAGAGCTGATACGAGCTAAGGACGAAACAATTCGGCGGGAGGCGGAGGGGACGGAGAAAGAACGGGAGCGGCACAAAGCTGGCATGCAGACGATAATAGAGCTGTTTGAGGGCTTGGATCGAAAGATTGTTGAGAGGGTTGGGTTGATTACTACAGGAGTAATCTCTGCCGTGCAAACTGCGAATGTGCATATCATGAGAATGGATGGAAAGGTTGATGGTTTCGAGAAACTGGTTGAAGACAAGCGCCAAGAGGACCGTGAGAATCAGCTAGATGTGGTGAACAAGCTGGAGGGTGTAGTCGAAGAAGTTGGAGATGTTCACCAGACTGTAGattttctgaaacaagatgTGCGCCAGCGACATGAAGAAATGAAACAGAGCATTGACATGGCCTTTGCGGAGATGGGCAAGAAGATTGGAGCGTCGATGAATGTTATGATGAAGAACAAAGATGATCAAAACGAGGAGTTGCAACAGACGATCCGAGGTTTGCATGAGGAAATCACCGCAAGCCATTTGGTATTGCTGGCGGCTCTACAAGGGGAGGACAAGAGCATCAAAATGTTGCACGCAATCGGTCACTTAAGACAGCAAATCGAAGACAAGATTGAAGCTTTGCCACAAAATCTGAGAAGAGGTGACGATGCGTCGATGACAGAGGCGATGCGCAATATGAAGCAGTGGATTGAGAACTTGACCTTCAAGGCGGAGAAGACCAACACATTCAGCATATCCAGACCTTAG